One genomic segment of Panicum virgatum strain AP13 chromosome 2N, P.virgatum_v5, whole genome shotgun sequence includes these proteins:
- the LOC120658124 gene encoding protein Barley B recombinant-like, which yields MDDDGGLGIRNWGFYDMKGSLGLQLMSSMPADRDTKSLLPAGAFLQHHGHHNAPHQLHSHHARDSGGGGTSGGMPTEPQSIHMDFSRNEAWVHPSHHQHPREQKVLHARPVGPAGHVGHPGHGGHPGHGGHAVHHHPTGYGMIPDAPHALQMMQVQPQLQSQLEEPPPCKEEDVPPPLVDQSLVKTEPPVKKRQRGGQPKSPKPKKPKKAAVPREDRAVNGHAPRGRGPKKTVGMVINGIELDLSNIPTPVCSCTGAPQQCYRWGAGGWQSACCTTSISTYPLPMNTKRRGARIAGRKMSQGAFKKVLEKLVGEGYNLANPIDLKTFWAKHGTNKFVTIR from the coding sequence atggacgacgacggcggcctcGGGATTCGGAATTGGGGCTTCTACGACATGAAAGGCAGCCTCGGCCTGCAGCTCATGTCGTCCATGCCAGCTGACCGGGACACCAAGTCGCTGCTCCCGGCCGGCGCCTTCTTGCAGCACCATGGGCACCACAATGCCCCGCACCAGCTCCACTCGCACCATGCCCGTGACTCTGGTGGCGGCGGAACCTCCGGCGGCATGCCGACTGAGCCGCAGTCTATTCACATGGACTTCTCGCGCAATGAGGCTTGGGTGCACCCGTCGCACCACCAACACCCCCGCGAGCAGAAGGTCCTTCATGCTCGGCCTGTCGGGCCTGCTGGACATGTTGGCCACCCTGGTCATGGTGGCCATCCTGGGCACGGTGGGCATGCTGTGCATCACCACCCTACTGGCTATGGGATGATACCAGATGCACCACACGCACTCCAGATGATGCAAGTGCAACCACAGCTTCAGTCACAGCTTGAGGAGCCTCCTCCATGTAAGGAGGAAGACGTCCCCCCTCCTCTGGTGGATCAATCCCTGGTCAAGACTGAGCCGCCTGTGAAGAAGAGGCAGCGGGGTGGGCAGCCTAAGTCACCGAAGCCTAAGAAGCCTAAGAAGGCTGCTGTTCCACGTGAGGATAGGGCAGTCAATGGTCATGCGCCCCGAGGGAGGGGACCTAAGAAGACTGTGGGGATGGTGATCAATGGGATTGAGTTGGACCTTTCAAACATACCAACACCGGTGTGCTCGTGCACTGGAGCTCCCCAGCAATGCTACCGGTGGGGGGCAGGTGGCTGGCAGTCTGCGTGCTGCACAACTTCTATCTCAACATATCCACTGCCAATGAACACAAAACGGCGGGGCGCACGTATTGCTGGAAGGAAGATGAGCCAAGGTGCATTCAAAAAGGTGCTTGAGAAGTTAGTTGGTGAAGGCTACAACCTTGCTAATCCAATTGACTTGAAGACCTTTTGGGCCAAGCATGGCACAAATAAGTTTGTAACAATCAGGTAA
- the LOC120658123 gene encoding D-ribulose kinase, with protein sequence MVPALTLSVEPLAHRHHHPARRGFRRVQGRAVTPRARITMLSRQDPPGGGGAATGAPLFLGIDFGTSGARYALIDRQGAIHSEGKRAYAPPVGGGAAGWASSWQAALFQLLGDIPRAHRPSISSISIDGTSATTLIVDSETGELLAGPFLYNESFPDALPAVESIAPANHTVCSASSTLCKLVSWWNTTGGGGGAGSAVLMHQSDWLLWLLHGRYGVSDYNNALKVGYDPAADAYPSWLMAQPYSRLLPSVMAPGAPIAAVRDDVRSQFGLSEECVVCTGTTDSIAAFLAARTGGPGRAVTSLGSTLAVKLVSEARVDDARFGVYSHRLDGAWLVGGASNAGGVVLRQLFTDEQLAALSRDIDPAAASPLDYYPLPRKGERFPVADPDMAPRLQPRPESDAEYLHGILESIARIEAKGYNLLRELGATAVEEVFTAGGGAQNDKWTAIRERVLGVPVRKAEQTEAAYGGALLALKGADRREGAMAS encoded by the exons ATGGTGCCAGCTCTCACTCTCTCCGTGGAGCCGTTGGCTCACCGTCACCACCACCCTGCAAGACGAG GGTTCCGGAGAGTTCAGGGCCGCGCGGTAACACCGAGGGCAAGGATCACGATGCTCAGCCGGCAGGATCCGCCAGGAGGTGGTGGTGCCGCCACCGGCGCGCCTCTGTTCCTCGGGATAGACTTCGGAACATCCGGGGCAAGATACGCTCTGATCGACAGGCAAGGCGCCATCCATTCCGAAGGGAAACGAGCTTACGCACCACCT gtcggcggcggcgccgcgggctGGGCGAGCTCCTGGCAGGCGGCGCTGTTCCAGCTCCTCGGCGACATCCCGCGGGCGCACCGCCCGTCCATCTCCTCCATCTCCATTGACGGGACCTCGGCCACCACGCTCATCGTCGACAG CGAGACCGGAGAGCTCCTCGCCGGCCCGTTCCTCTACAATGAAAGCTTCCCGGACGCGCTGCCCGCCGTGGAGTCGATAGCGCCGGCGAACCACACGGtctgctccgcctcctccaccctctGCAAGCTCGTCTCGTGGTGGAacacgaccggcggcggcggcggcgccggctccgCCGTGCTGATGCACCAGTCCGACTGGCTCCTCTGGCTCCTGCACGGCCGGTACGGCGTCTCTGACTACAACAACGCCCTCAAGGTCGGCTACGACCCGGCGGCCGACGCCTACCCGAGCTGGCTCATGGCGCAGCCGTACTCGCGCCTGCTGCCCTCCGTCATGGCGCCGGGAGCCCCCATCGCCGCCGTCAGAGACGACGTGCGCTCTCAGTTCG GGCTCTCCGAGGAGTGCGTCGTCTGCACCGGCACGACGGACAGCATCGCGGCGTTCCTGGCGGCGCGCACCGGCGGGCCGGGGCGGGCGGTGACGTCGCTGGGCTCGACGCTGGCGGTGAAGCTCGTGAGCGAGGCCCGCGTGGACGACGCGAGGTTCGGCGTGTACAGCCACCGCCTGGACGGCGCGTGGCTCGTCGGCGGCGCGTCCAACGCCGGGGGAGTCGTCCTCCGGCAGCTCTTCACCGACGAACAGCTGGCGGCGCTGAGCAGGGACATCGACCCGGCCGCCGCGTCCCCGCTAGACTACTACCCGCTGCCGAGGAAAGGCGAGAGGTTCCCGGTTGCCGACCCCGACATGGCGCCGAG GTTGCAGCCGCGCCCCGAGAGCGACGCCGAGTACCTGCACGGCATTCTGGAATCGATCGCGCGAATTGAG GCCAAGGGGTACAATCTGCTGAGGGAGCTCGGCGcgacggcggtggaggaggtgttCACGGCGGGGGGAGGAGCGCAGAACGACAAGTGGACGGCGATTCGGGAGAGGGTGCTCGGCGTGCCGGTGCGGAAGGCGGAGCAGACCGAGGCGGCGTACGGAGGGGCGTTGCTGGCGCTCAAGGGCGCCGATCGCCGAGAAGGAGCAATGGCTAGCTAG